In the Vitis vinifera cultivar Pinot Noir 40024 chromosome 2, ASM3070453v1 genome, one interval contains:
- the LOC100247272 gene encoding protein RGF1 INDUCIBLE TRANSCRIPTION FACTOR 1, with amino-acid sequence MKMVGFGCDIPHWLEILLGEKFFNACVVHECAKKNEKNIFCLDCCTSICPHCLLPHRHHRLLQIRRYVYHDVIRLDDAQELMDCSLVQSYTTNSAKVVFLNQRPMSRPFRGSGNLCYTCERSLQDPYLFCSLACKVHHTMNVKGSATKHLHNFEFLPLPDRARGEAFSELDDRQMTPESVLDSPVSLRTSSGSSSTGGALSCRALACTATTEFVKKKRSSVSVPRSPFRPIFSPASDNAGGINRRKGVPHRSPLH; translated from the exons atgaaaatg GTTGGTTTTGGTTGTGATATTCCTCACTGGCTTGAAATTCTTCTGGGGGAGAAGTTCTTTAACGCGTGTGTGGTTCATGAGTGCGCTAAGAAGAACGAGAAGAACATCTTTTGCTTGGACTGTTGCACCAGCATCTGCCCCCACTGTTTGCTCCCTCACCGCCATCACCGCCTTCTACAG ATACGGAGGTACGTTTATCACGACGTTATACGGTTGGATGATGCTCAAGAGCTGATGGATTGTTCTCTTGTTCAA TCATACACAACAAACAGTGCAAAAGTGGTGTTTTTGAACCAAAGGCCTATGTCTCGGCCCTTTAGAGGGTCCGGCAACCTCTGCTACACCTGCGAACGAAGCTTGCAAGACCCATATCTCTTCTGCTCTCTCGCATGCAAG GTTCATCACACGATGAACGTCAAAGGTAGTGCCACAAAACACCTCCACAACTTTGAATTCCTTCCATTACCTGATAGAGCACGAGGCGAGGCCTTTTCCGAGCTCGACGACCGCCAAATGACCCCAGAATCCGTCCTCGACTCCCCTGTTTCTCTCCGAACTTCGTCTGGCTCGAGCTCCACCGGCGGTGCCTTGAGTTGCAGAGCGCTGGCCTGCACTGCCACCACCGAGTTCGTGAAGAAAAAGCGCAGCAGCGTCTCTGTACCTCGGTCCCCTTTCCGTCCGATCTTCTCACCGGCGTCAGACAACGCCGGTGGAATAAACAGGAGAAAGGGTGTCCCTCACCGATCGCCGCTGCACTGA
- the LOC100852547 gene encoding LOW QUALITY PROTEIN: flavin-containing monooxygenase FMO GS-OX-like 3 (The sequence of the model RefSeq protein was modified relative to this genomic sequence to represent the inferred CDS: inserted 2 bases in 2 codons; substituted 2 bases at 2 genomic stop codons), whose amino-acid sequence MSSSISALKSCNVAVIGAGPGGLVAARELRREGHKAVVFERQAQVGGTWEYQPSVEADPLASDPSRTIVHSSLYPSLRTNLPREVMGFRDYPFLSPGLAHRDSRRFPGHREVLHYINDFTTEFGVTDLIRFEVEXVEVVYTGLGADGKWRLRSRRGNDEEVDEIFDAVVVCNGHHTEPRIAEIHGIDAWPGKQMHSHNYRIPEPFRDQVVILIGNAFSADDISRDIAQVAKEVHVASRSVDDSILGKXPGYDNMWLHPMVESVHRDGTVIFQDGSGVLADVIMHCTGYEYYFPFLDTNGIVTVDDNRVGPLYKHIFPPALAPGLSFVGLPWMAPLFAVFELQSQWIAGVLSGRIGLPSHEEMMKDVEAFYLSLEAYGTPMXYTHKIGDYEFEYIDWVAAACGLPRLEEWRKKMYHAVFVNXLQPETYRDEWEDEDLVMEAQKDFLK is encoded by the exons ATGTCATCCTCAATTTCCGCATTGAAATCATGTAACGTAGCCGTTATTGGAGCTGGCCCAGGGGGCTTAGTTGCAGCCCGGGAACTCCGTCGGGAAGGCCACAAGGCCGTTGTGTTCGAGCGCCAAGCCCAAGTGGGTGGCACCTGGGAGTACCAACCCAGCGTGGAAGCAGACCCACTCGCGTCCGACCCATCTCGAACCATCGTCCACTCCAGCCTCTACCCGTCTCTCCGCACCAACCTCCCCAGAGAAGTCATGGGGTTTCGAGACTACCCCTTCCTGTCCCCGGGTTTAGCCCATAGGGACTCGAGAAGGTTCCCGGGTCATCGAGAGGTTTTGCATTATATCAATGATTTCACCACCGAGTTTGGAGTCACTGATTTGATCCGCTTCGAGGTGG CCGTGGAGGTGGTTTATACAGGGCTGGGTGCGGATGGGAAGTGGAGGTTGAGATCCAGAAGGGGAAATGATGAGGAAGTCGACGAGATTTTTGATGCTGTGGTTGTCTGCAATGGGCATCACACTGAGCCCCGTATCGCCGAAATTCACG GCATTGATGCATGGCCGGGGAAGCAAATGCATAGCCACAATTATCGTATTCCTGAGCCCTTCCGAGATCAA GTTGTAATTTTGATAGGGAATGCTTTTAGTGCCGATGATATCTCTAGGGACATTGCTCAAGTTGCCAAAGAAGTTCATGTTGCGTCTAGATCGGTAGATGACAGTATATTGGGAAAGTAGCCTGGCTATGATAATATGTGGCTTCATCCTATG GTCGAAAGTGTCCACAGAGATGGTACAGTGATATTTCAGGATGGAAGCGGGGTTCTTGCTGATGTGATTATGCACTGCACGGG ATACGAGTATTATTTCCCTTTTCTTGATACCAATGGCATCGTAACTGTGGATGATAATCGTGTGGGGCCATTATACAAGCACATTTTTCCACCAGCTTTGGCTCCAGGGCTTTCCTTTGTTGGGTTACCATGGATG GCTCCCCTTTTCGCAGTGTTTGAATTGCAAAGCCAATGGATAGCAGGCGTTCTATCTGGTCGGATTGGACTCCCATCacatgaggagatgatgaagGATGTTGAAGCCTTTTACTTGTCGCTCGAAGCTTATGGGACGCCTATGTGATATACTCATAAAATTGGTGATTATGAG TTCGAGTACATTGATTGGGTTGCTGCTGCGTGTGGGCTTCCAAGACTTGAAGAATGGAGAAAGAAAATGTATCATGCAGTTTTCGTCA AACTCCAACCAGAGACATATCGTGATGAATGGGAAGACGAGGACTTGGTGATGGAAGCTCAGAAGGACTTTCTTAAGTAA